One part of the Truepera radiovictrix DSM 17093 genome encodes these proteins:
- the nuoF gene encoding NADH-quinone oxidoreductase subunit NuoF produces MTAVADKPRAITSRTDPRFEVVLYKHVGVEGAHTLAYYRQHGGYEALKKALTGMKPAEVTDEVKRSGLRGRGGAGFPTGVKWSFMPPVDGRQRFIVCNADESEPGSFKDRYIMEDDPHQLLEGMAIAGYAIGATKGVLYIRGEYYRAYERLREAIAEARAEGLLGRDLFGSGFDFDVILHRGAGAYICGEETALMNSFEGLRANPRLKPPFPAQAGVYGLPTTINNVESLASVVHIISRGADWFAAMGTEDSKGTKLYQLSGPAVRPGVYELPMGATFRELIFDLGGGVTEPVKALIPGGSSTPMLPFTDDVLDTPMDYGAIVKKGSMLGTGGVILIPRDKCIVNATWNLVRFYAHESCGKCTPCREGISGWMTKMYQKLVAGLGEAGDLELIEMMAENIKGKAFCPLADACLGPVLSSIAHFRDEYEYLIAHGRPMYTRSSWWKDA; encoded by the coding sequence ATGACCGCTGTTGCTGACAAACCCAGGGCGATCACCTCGCGCACAGATCCGCGCTTCGAGGTCGTCCTCTATAAACACGTCGGCGTCGAGGGGGCGCACACGCTCGCCTACTACCGCCAGCACGGTGGGTACGAGGCGCTGAAAAAAGCGCTCACCGGCATGAAGCCCGCCGAGGTCACTGACGAGGTCAAGCGTTCGGGGTTGCGCGGGCGCGGGGGGGCGGGGTTCCCGACCGGGGTCAAGTGGTCGTTTATGCCGCCCGTCGACGGCCGCCAACGCTTTATCGTCTGCAACGCCGACGAGTCGGAACCGGGGTCGTTCAAAGACCGCTACATCATGGAGGACGACCCGCATCAGCTGCTCGAGGGGATGGCGATCGCGGGTTACGCCATCGGCGCGACCAAAGGGGTGCTCTATATCCGCGGCGAGTACTACCGGGCCTACGAGCGCTTGCGGGAGGCGATCGCCGAAGCCAGAGCCGAGGGCCTGCTGGGCCGCGACCTCTTCGGCTCCGGCTTTGACTTCGACGTCATCTTGCACCGCGGCGCCGGGGCGTACATCTGCGGTGAGGAGACGGCGCTGATGAACTCCTTCGAGGGGCTGCGCGCCAACCCGCGCCTCAAGCCCCCCTTCCCGGCGCAAGCGGGCGTCTACGGGCTGCCGACGACGATCAACAACGTCGAGAGCCTAGCGAGCGTGGTGCATATCATCAGCCGCGGCGCGGACTGGTTCGCGGCGATGGGGACCGAGGACTCCAAAGGGACCAAGCTCTACCAGTTGAGCGGTCCGGCGGTGCGCCCCGGGGTCTACGAACTCCCCATGGGGGCGACCTTTCGCGAGCTCATCTTCGACCTCGGCGGCGGTGTCACCGAACCGGTCAAGGCGCTCATCCCGGGCGGTTCGTCGACGCCCATGCTCCCCTTTACCGACGACGTCTTGGACACCCCGATGGACTATGGGGCGATCGTCAAAAAGGGCAGCATGTTGGGGACCGGCGGGGTGATCCTCATCCCGCGCGACAAGTGCATCGTCAACGCCACCTGGAACCTGGTCCGCTTCTACGCCCATGAGTCGTGCGGCAAGTGCACCCCCTGCCGCGAGGGGATCTCGGGGTGGATGACCAAGATGTACCAGAAGCTCGTCGCCGGCCTCGGTGAGGCGGGTGACTTGGAACTGATCGAGATGATGGCCGAGAACATCAAGGGCAAAGCCTTCTGCCCCCTGGCCGACGCCTGCTTGGGGCCGGTGCTGTCGAGCATCGCGCACTTTAGAGACGAGTACGAGTACCTCATCGCCCACGGGCGACCGATGTACACAAGGAGCAGCTGGTGGAAAGACGCCTAG
- the nuoE gene encoding complex I 24 kDa subunit family protein encodes MIELKTHKPFFADKQDVLSEILGRYPEYGRRSAVMPLLWEVQRAERHISEARIEEIAEILGLHATEVKGVMSFYSTYHELPVGKYHLQICATLSCSLAGADEMYDFISEETGLVSGETDREGLFSLQKVECLGSCGTAPVLQVNDTFYERVTPSRCKALLAALRRGEEPAPWRERGGDNEGAEKPEISAEY; translated from the coding sequence ATGATCGAGCTGAAGACGCACAAACCCTTTTTCGCCGACAAGCAGGACGTCTTGTCGGAGATCCTCGGGCGCTACCCCGAGTACGGCCGCCGCAGCGCCGTGATGCCCCTGCTCTGGGAGGTGCAGCGCGCGGAGCGTCACATCTCCGAAGCGCGCATCGAGGAGATCGCCGAGATTCTGGGGCTCCACGCCACCGAGGTCAAAGGGGTCATGAGCTTCTACTCGACCTACCACGAGCTGCCGGTCGGCAAGTATCACCTGCAGATCTGTGCGACGCTCTCGTGCTCGCTTGCGGGCGCCGACGAGATGTACGACTTTATCTCCGAAGAGACCGGTCTGGTGAGCGGCGAAACCGACCGCGAGGGACTCTTTAGCTTGCAGAAGGTCGAGTGTTTGGGGTCGTGCGGGACGGCGCCCGTGCTGCAGGTCAACGACACCTTTTACGAGCGCGTCACCCCGTCGCGCTGCAAGGCGCTCCTTGCAGCGCTGCGGCGCGGTGAGGAGCCGGCGCCGTGGCGCGAGCGCGGGGGCGACAACGAGGGGGCCGAGAAACCAGAAATCAGTGCCGAGTACTGA